One Acidobacteriota bacterium genomic window, GAGGACCGTCAGGACGGAGGCGGCGGCGGACACCCACATCCACGGCTCGACCCGCTCGCGGAGCAGGACCACCGAGACGACGGCCGACGGGAAGAGGGCCAGAACGCAGAACCACCACCCTCTCCCGTAATCGTCTCTCGCCCGGAGTTCCTCGACCTGTCCTGGAGCTTCTTTCAACATCATGGCCGTCCCGTGCGCGTCGGCGTCAGTGTAGACGGGGCGGGCGGTGTTGTCAACCCTCGTTTGATTTGGGCTTTGCAATCGCGGTGATCTGTGCGAGAATCCCCCGGAAGGAGACGACCCATGCCGGCGGCGATGAACACGGACATCCTGGTCATCGGCTCGGGGATCGCCGGGCTCAGCGCGGCCATCCCCCTCGCGGAGGCCTACCGCGTCCTGGTGGTCACGAAGGGCGAACTCTTCAACTGCAACACGGACAAGGCCCAGGGCGGCATCGCCGCGGCCATGCGGGAGGAGGACTCCCCTTTCCTCCACTTCCAGGACACCATGAGCGCCGGCGACTCCCTCTGCCGCGAGGAGGCCCTGCGGCACATGGTGGAGCAGGGTCCCGTCTGCGTCAACACGTTGATCGCCTGGGGCGCGCGTTTCGACCGGGAGGGGTCCCGGCTCGCCTTCTGCCGCGAGGGCGCCCACCGGATGAACCGCATCCTGCACGCCCACGGGGACGCCACCGGCCACGAGATCATGTCCACCCTGGCCCGGAAGGCCCGGTCCATCGAAAACATCCGCATCCTGGAGCACGTTGCGACCGTGGGCCTCGACGTCGAGGGCGGGACCTGCCGGGGGGCCGTGTCCGCCCACCTGGGCTCGGGCGAGGTGTACCGGATCCGGTCCCGGGGGACCGTCCTGGCCACCGGCGGCGCGGGGCGGTTGTACCGCCGCACCACCAACTCCGAACTCGCCACGGGGGACGGTTTCGCCATGGCCTACCGGGTGGGGGCCGTCATCGAGGACATGGAGTTCGTCCAGTTCCACCCGACCAGTTTCCACCGGGAGGGGTGCACCGAGTTCCTGCTCTCCGAGGCCATGCGGGGGGAAGGCGGCCTGCTCCGGAACCTCCGCGGCGAGCGCTTCATGCCCCGGTTCCACCCCCTGGCGGAACTGGCCCCGCGGGACGTCGTGAGCCGGTCGATCCTGAGGGAGATGGAAGCCACGGGAACAGACCACGTCCTCCTCGACATGACCCACTTCAAGGCGACGTTTCTGCGGAAGCGCTTTCCCGGGCTCTTCGCCCGGTGCCTCGCCCAGGGGATCGACTTCTCCCGGGAACCCATCCCCGTCTCCCCGGCGGCCCACTACTTCATGGGCGGCGTCAAGGTCGACCTCGGGGGTTGCACCAGCATCCGGGGGCTCTTCGCCTGCGGCGAGACCGCCTGCACCGGCGTCCACGGCGCCAACCGGCTGGCCAGCAACTCGCTCCTGGAGGGGCTGGTGTTCGGCAAGCACACCGGGGAGAACCTGGTGGCCAACCCCGGCCTCCTGGCCCCCGGGGACGGCGGCGACCCCTCCCCGCCCGACGCTTGCCCCGCCGGGACCGTCGCCCTGGGGCCGGACCCCGGGGCGGAAGCGCTGAAAGCGGAGTTTCGGGACCTGATGTGGGGACGGGTGGGCATCATCCGCACCGAGGAGGGCCTGGCCGCGGCGGAAGACCGGATTCGGGCGATGCGGGCCGCGCTCGGGACGCCCCGCTCGCTGGCGGCCCTGGAAACCGACCGGTCGCTGCAGGCAGGCCTGCTGGTCGCGGTGTCGGCCAGGGCCCGGAAAAGCAGCTGGGGCGGACATTTCCGGGCCGATCACCCCGGCAAGGCCGGGTCGGGCAACCGGCACGTGAACGTCGTCCGGGCCGGGACCGGTGACGACCCCGCCATCACCTGGACGGAATGATCATGAACAACAGTCTGGTGCAACGCGAAATCAGACGTTTTCTCCGGGAGGACATCGGCCCCGGCGACCTGACCACGGGCTGCCTGCCCGGCCTGGCCGACCGCGTCGTGGAGGCCCGGTTCGCCGCCCGCGAGGCGGGGACCCTGGCCGGCCTCGACTTCGCCCTGGAGGTTTTCCGGGCCCTCGACCCCCGCGTGGCGTGGGCGGGCGTTTCCCGGCGGGATGGGAGCACCCTCGCCCCGGGCGAGGGGATCGCCACGGTCCGGGGCCCCGCACCCGCGCTCCTGACGGGGGAGCGAACGGCCCTGAACATCCTGCAGCGTCTCTCCGGGATCGCCACCCAGGCCCGCCGCTTCGCCTCGGCGCTGGACGGCAGCCGCACCGTCCTCCTGGACACCCGGAAGACCACCCCCGGTTTCCGTTACTTCGAAAAGTACGCGGTCCGGGTCGGCGGCGGGCACAACCATCGCCTCGGGCTCTTCGACGGCGTCATGATCAAGGACAACCACATCGCCGCGGTGGGCGGGATCACCGAAGCCGTCCGGTGCGCCCGGGCCCACGCCCCCGTCACGGTCCGCGTCGAGGTGGAAGCGGACACCCTGGACCAGGTCCGCGAGGCCGTCGAGGCCGGGGCCGACATCATCATGCTGGACAACATGCCCCCCGGGCGGATCGCCGAGGCGCAGGCCGTGATCGCGGGGAAGGCGCTCGTCGAGGTCTCCGGCAGGGTGCGGCTGGAGGACCTGCCGGCCCTGGCTTCCCTCGGGGTGGATTTCATCTCGACCTCGGCCGTCGTCACCCGGGCGCCCTGGCTCGACATCGGCCTGGACATGTGACAGGGAGCGGACGGTATGGCAGCTCACCCCTATCCCGGTTTTCGACCCGACGGCGGACGCAGGCCCCTTTCGGCGCCCCGCGCGGCGCCGGCCCTGCTCCTCCTGCTCCTCCTGGCCGCGCCCCCGGCATCCGCGCCCGCCCAGCAGGCCGCCACGGCGTCTCCCCGGGCGGTCTACGCCGTCTCCGGCCCGCCGGCCGAGGTCGTCACCCTGATCCCCTACCAGGACGGGAGCGTCAGCATCCGGTCCCGGACCCAGACCTCCGAGAAAGGGGTCTTCCAGGCCGAGGGGGACGTGGTGATCACCTTTCGGGACATCGAGATCCGGGCCGACGTCGTGACCTACGACTCCAACACCCGGAAGGCCGCGGGCGAGGGCCACGTGGTTTTCCGCCGCAAGGCCGAGCAGGTCAGCGCGGAACGCTTCGAGTTCGACGTGGAGCGGAAGACCGGCGTCTTCACCGGCCTGCGGGGGAACCTGGAAGGTTACCGCTTCAGCACGGGGAAAAGCGAGCGCGAGGCCGAGAACGTCTACGTTTTCCAGGACGGCGAGCTGACCACCTGCGTCAAGGACCACCCCCACTGGCGCTTCTCCTGCAGCCACGCCCGGGTCGTCAAGGACAAGACCGCCACGCTGCGGGGCTCGGTCCTGCGCTTCTTCGGCATCCCCGTCTTCTACCTCCCCTGGGTCAAGTTCCCGGTCCTCGAGGATGGGCGCAAGTCCGGCCTGACCATCCCCAGTGCCGGCCACTCCAACCTCAAGGGGACCGAGGTGGCCGACTCCCTTTTCCTGGTGCTCGGCCGCAGCGCGGACCTGACCCTCACCGGCGAGTACTACTCCCAGCGGGGTTTCGGGGTGGGCACCCGTTTCCGGGCCGCCCTCTCGGAAGACTCCCGCATCGACCTCGCCACCTACTCGGTGCAGGACCGTGAGGATGCCGGCGGGACCGCCTTCTCCGCCGACTCCGTGTTCCGGTTCCGGAACGGGGTCCGGGGGGCCTTCACGGCCAACATGACCACGAGCATGCTGTTCCGGCAGGTCTGGGCCGACAGCTTCACGGGGCTGGTCCGCCCCGACGAGATCCTCCGCGGCGACGTCATCCGAACCTGGAACACCACGATGGTCCACGTGCTCCTGGACCGTCTCCGCCTGTACCTCCCCGACGCCCGCCACCTCACCCGGACGCTCCCGGAGGCCTACTTCTCCCTGACCGGCCGGCAACTCGCCGACGCCCCGGCCTGGTTCTTCATGGACGGGCGCCTGTCGATCCTCACGAAGGAATCCCACTGGACCGACCCCGGCGACCCGCAGGAGAGGACCTTCACCACGGGGGGGCCCCTGTGGCGGGCCGACGTCCACCCAAGCCTCTTCATCCCCATCCAGCTCGGCGACTACGGGCGGATCGCCATCCAGCCGTCCGTCCGGGGGACCTACTACAGCGACAGCCTCCGGTCGCAGCGCCCCCCCGGTGAAACGACGGTCACCACGGCGCGCGAGACCCTCTTCCGACGCATGGCCGCCCTCGAGGTCCTTCTCGAGGGCCCGCGCCTGTACCGCTTCTGGCGCCTGGGCGGCACGGTGATCAAGCACGTGGTGGAAATGGGCGCGACCTGGCGGTGGCAGTCCCACACCGACCCCCTCGACCGGATCATCCGCTTCGATTACCTCGACGCCCTGGCCAACACCAACGAGGTGGAGTACTTCCTCACCAGCCGCTGGTTCGGCCGGAGCGGCGGCTCCACCCGCGAGTGGGTGTCCCTGTCCCTGCGGCAGAAGTACTTCGCGGACCCCTCCTGCGGGGGCGACCTTCGCACCGGCCAGGACAACCGGATCTCGCCCTGGCTCTCCTTCAGCCCGTACGCTTCCGTGGACGGCCCCCGGCGCTTCTCCCCCCTCCAGGCCATGCTGTCCTTCTCCCCGACGCCGGGCTTCTCGGGGGAGGTCCGGGCGGAGTACGACTCCGTCCGCAAGGGGATGGGCTCCTGGTCGGTGGCGTCCACCTACGCCCGGGACTGGCTGTTCACCTCCGTGGCCTTCGTCCGGCTGAAAAACTACGACCAGGCGGGGTTGCGCAACCACTACATCCAGGCCTCCTTCGGTCTCGGCCGACCCGGGAAGGGGCTCAGCGGCGACTTCAACATCGCCTACAACCACGAGACCGGGGCGGCCGAGAACATCTACGTCCGGCTGAACTACCACCTGGACTGCATGGGGTTCTCGGCGGAGTACATCCGTTACAACCTGGCCTACCGCTCCAACGACGGGGAATTCCGGTTTTCGCTCTACCTTCGCGGGGTGGGGGAGTTCGGCCCCCTGCGGAAGCTGGGCAGGAGGTGGTATTGAGCACGATCCTGGCCGGTCTCGGGTCCAACCTGGGCGATCGCCTGCCCAACCTGCAGCAGGGGGTGGAGGCGCTCCGCCGGACCGGCTTCGCCCTGGAGGCGGTCTCGTCGGTCTACCAGACCGAGCCCGTCGACTGCCCGGACCCCCTCCTGTGGTTCCTCAACTGCGCGGTGCGCCTCGAAACGCGGCTGGGCCCCTGGGAGGCGCTCCGGGCCTTCCACGAGGTCGAGGAGCTCGCGGGGCGCCGCCGCCCCTACCGGCACGCGCCCCGGACCCTCGACCTCGACCTGCTCTTCTACGGGGAGGGCGTCTACCGGACCCCGGAACTGGAGATCCCCCACCCGAGGCTGGCGGGGAGACGGTTCGTCCTGGTCCCCCTCGCCGAGATCGCCCCGCACTTTTTTCACCCGGAACTCGGGTTCACCATCGAGGAACTGCTGGCGCGGTGCCCCGACACCGGGCGCGTGGAACGATATTGCAGTTTCCCCGTGAGTTGTCTATAATTTATACGTCGAGAGCCGATCCCGCCAGGGGTTTTCGGCCCGAAGGACGGGCAGGGACGACATGAATTTCAAGTATCTCATCGTCGAAGGGTGCATCGGCGCCGGGAAAACCTCCCTGGCCGAGCGCCTGGCGACGTGCTTTCAGACCCGCACGGTCCTGGACAAGCCCTGGGACAACCCGCACCTCGAGGAGTTCTACGAGCGCAAGCCCGGCGCGGCCTTCCGGGCGCAGCTCTACTTCCTCGCCCAGCGGGTCACCGCCCTCAAGGTGCTGACCCGGACCTTCCCCGAGGGGGGGTGCGTGATCTCGGACTTTTTGCTGGAGAAGGACAAGATCTTCGCCAACGTCAACCTCAACGACGCCGAACTCCTCATCTACAAGAACCTCTTCGACGCCGTGAGCGACTACCTCGTCCAGCCGGACCTCGTCCTGTACCTGAAGGCCCCGCTGGACATCCTCCTCAAGCGGGTCCAGCAGCGGAACAAGGCCCAGGAGAAGCGGATCACGCCCGCCTACCTGACCAACCTCATGGAGGCCTACGAGCACTTCTTCTACAAGTACCAGGAGCGGACCCGCATCCCCGTGCTCATCATCGACAACACCCGGATGGACATCTTCTCCCCCGGTTCCGACGTGGAGGAACTGGCCGGCTTCATCCGCTCGAAATCCATCGTGGGGATCCAGTACTACGCGCCCACCGCCAAGGGGTAGCCATGATCGTCATCGAGAGCAAGGCCGCCATCCCCCAGATCGTCTCCGCCCTTCGGCGCAGCGAGGGTAAAACCGGCTTCATCTCCATCATGGGCCTGCTCCACGAAGGGCACCTGGCCCTGGTCCGCAAGACCAAGGAAATGGCCGACACCGTCCTGGCCATGGTTTTCGCCAACCCCATGCTGGTGACGGACC contains:
- the folK gene encoding 2-amino-4-hydroxy-6-hydroxymethyldihydropteridine diphosphokinase, with translation MVLSTILAGLGSNLGDRLPNLQQGVEALRRTGFALEAVSSVYQTEPVDCPDPLLWFLNCAVRLETRLGPWEALRAFHEVEELAGRRRPYRHAPRTLDLDLLFYGEGVYRTPELEIPHPRLAGRRFVLVPLAEIAPHFFHPELGFTIEELLARCPDTGRVERYCSFPVSCL
- a CDS encoding LPS-assembly protein LptD, whose product is MAAHPYPGFRPDGGRRPLSAPRAAPALLLLLLLAAPPASAPAQQAATASPRAVYAVSGPPAEVVTLIPYQDGSVSIRSRTQTSEKGVFQAEGDVVITFRDIEIRADVVTYDSNTRKAAGEGHVVFRRKAEQVSAERFEFDVERKTGVFTGLRGNLEGYRFSTGKSEREAENVYVFQDGELTTCVKDHPHWRFSCSHARVVKDKTATLRGSVLRFFGIPVFYLPWVKFPVLEDGRKSGLTIPSAGHSNLKGTEVADSLFLVLGRSADLTLTGEYYSQRGFGVGTRFRAALSEDSRIDLATYSVQDREDAGGTAFSADSVFRFRNGVRGAFTANMTTSMLFRQVWADSFTGLVRPDEILRGDVIRTWNTTMVHVLLDRLRLYLPDARHLTRTLPEAYFSLTGRQLADAPAWFFMDGRLSILTKESHWTDPGDPQERTFTTGGPLWRADVHPSLFIPIQLGDYGRIAIQPSVRGTYYSDSLRSQRPPGETTVTTARETLFRRMAALEVLLEGPRLYRFWRLGGTVIKHVVEMGATWRWQSHTDPLDRIIRFDYLDALANTNEVEYFLTSRWFGRSGGSTREWVSLSLRQKYFADPSCGGDLRTGQDNRISPWLSFSPYASVDGPRRFSPLQAMLSFSPTPGFSGEVRAEYDSVRKGMGSWSVASTYARDWLFTSVAFVRLKNYDQAGLRNHYIQASFGLGRPGKGLSGDFNIAYNHETGAAENIYVRLNYHLDCMGFSAEYIRYNLAYRSNDGEFRFSLYLRGVGEFGPLRKLGRRWY
- the nadB gene encoding L-aspartate oxidase — translated: MNTDILVIGSGIAGLSAAIPLAEAYRVLVVTKGELFNCNTDKAQGGIAAAMREEDSPFLHFQDTMSAGDSLCREEALRHMVEQGPVCVNTLIAWGARFDREGSRLAFCREGAHRMNRILHAHGDATGHEIMSTLARKARSIENIRILEHVATVGLDVEGGTCRGAVSAHLGSGEVYRIRSRGTVLATGGAGRLYRRTTNSELATGDGFAMAYRVGAVIEDMEFVQFHPTSFHREGCTEFLLSEAMRGEGGLLRNLRGERFMPRFHPLAELAPRDVVSRSILREMEATGTDHVLLDMTHFKATFLRKRFPGLFARCLAQGIDFSREPIPVSPAAHYFMGGVKVDLGGCTSIRGLFACGETACTGVHGANRLASNSLLEGLVFGKHTGENLVANPGLLAPGDGGDPSPPDACPAGTVALGPDPGAEALKAEFRDLMWGRVGIIRTEEGLAAAEDRIRAMRAALGTPRSLAALETDRSLQAGLLVAVSARARKSSWGGHFRADHPGKAGSGNRHVNVVRAGTGDDPAITWTE
- the nadC gene encoding carboxylating nicotinate-nucleotide diphosphorylase, with translation MIMNNSLVQREIRRFLREDIGPGDLTTGCLPGLADRVVEARFAAREAGTLAGLDFALEVFRALDPRVAWAGVSRRDGSTLAPGEGIATVRGPAPALLTGERTALNILQRLSGIATQARRFASALDGSRTVLLDTRKTTPGFRYFEKYAVRVGGGHNHRLGLFDGVMIKDNHIAAVGGITEAVRCARAHAPVTVRVEVEADTLDQVREAVEAGADIIMLDNMPPGRIAEAQAVIAGKALVEVSGRVRLEDLPALASLGVDFISTSAVVTRAPWLDIGLDM
- a CDS encoding deoxynucleoside kinase, producing the protein MNFKYLIVEGCIGAGKTSLAERLATCFQTRTVLDKPWDNPHLEEFYERKPGAAFRAQLYFLAQRVTALKVLTRTFPEGGCVISDFLLEKDKIFANVNLNDAELLIYKNLFDAVSDYLVQPDLVLYLKAPLDILLKRVQQRNKAQEKRITPAYLTNLMEAYEHFFYKYQERTRIPVLIIDNTRMDIFSPGSDVEELAGFIRSKSIVGIQYYAPTAKG